Proteins from a single region of Mucilaginibacter daejeonensis:
- a CDS encoding phospho-sugar mutase: MQELDPTILQKANAWLEGNYDADVKQQIQKLLDDKSYAELTDAFYKDLEFGTGGLRGTMGPGSNRINKYTIGAATQGLANYLKKTYPGEQIKVAIAHDSRNNSDLLAGITADVFSANGIYVYFFKALRPTPELSFAVRHFGCKSGVMLTASHNPKEYNGYKAYGHDGGQYVSPADKDVMKEVAAITSIDEIKFERNQANIELIGEEVDQLYLDKIKALSVSPDAIQRQKDLKIVYSPLHGTGITMVPKALAEFGFENVTVVEEQATPDGNFPTVVYPNPEEKEALTLAMKKAAEIDADLVMATDPDADRVGIAAKNPDGEIVLMNGNQAASLLINYLLTAWQEKGKLTGNEYIVKTIVTSYLLDKIAADKGVECYNTLTGFKYIGELMTKFEGKKTFIGGGEESYGYLIGDIVRDKDAVVSAAFIAEMTAFYKDKGSSLFEALIETYLQYGFYKETLISITKKGQSGAEEIKAMIEKFRTNPPATLGGSKVVALKDYEKQVETDLNTGATKPLDLPVSDVLQFFTEDGSIISARPSGTEPKIKFYCSVNTKLASKEAFKATEAELDAKLQNIMKDLGV, encoded by the coding sequence ATGCAGGAATTAGATCCCACCATTTTACAAAAAGCTAACGCATGGCTTGAAGGAAACTACGACGCTGACGTTAAACAGCAGATACAAAAATTACTGGACGATAAATCATACGCCGAACTGACCGACGCATTTTACAAGGACCTGGAATTCGGTACCGGCGGTTTGCGTGGCACCATGGGCCCCGGATCTAACCGTATCAATAAATATACTATCGGCGCTGCCACTCAAGGTTTGGCCAATTACTTGAAAAAGACCTATCCGGGCGAGCAGATCAAGGTCGCTATCGCACATGATAGCCGCAACAATTCTGACCTGCTGGCCGGCATCACGGCCGACGTATTCTCGGCCAACGGCATTTACGTTTACTTCTTTAAAGCGCTTCGCCCAACACCCGAGCTGTCTTTCGCGGTTCGTCACTTTGGCTGTAAAAGCGGTGTGATGCTTACCGCATCACATAACCCTAAAGAGTACAACGGTTACAAAGCTTACGGTCATGATGGTGGCCAGTACGTATCGCCTGCCGATAAGGACGTGATGAAGGAAGTTGCCGCGATCACCAGCATCGACGAGATCAAATTTGAGCGTAACCAAGCCAACATCGAGCTGATCGGCGAAGAGGTTGATCAGTTGTACCTGGATAAGATCAAGGCCTTATCAGTATCTCCGGATGCCATCCAACGTCAAAAAGATCTGAAGATCGTTTACTCACCGCTGCATGGTACCGGTATCACGATGGTGCCTAAGGCACTGGCCGAGTTCGGTTTCGAGAACGTGACCGTGGTTGAAGAGCAGGCCACACCTGATGGTAACTTCCCTACCGTGGTGTACCCTAACCCGGAAGAGAAAGAAGCGTTGACCCTGGCCATGAAAAAGGCCGCTGAGATAGATGCCGACCTGGTGATGGCAACCGACCCTGACGCCGATCGCGTTGGTATAGCGGCCAAGAACCCCGACGGCGAGATTGTATTGATGAACGGTAACCAGGCGGCCAGCTTGCTGATTAACTACCTGCTTACTGCATGGCAGGAGAAAGGCAAACTGACCGGTAACGAATACATCGTGAAAACGATCGTGACCTCATACCTGCTGGATAAGATCGCTGCCGATAAAGGCGTGGAGTGCTACAACACCCTTACCGGCTTCAAATACATCGGTGAGCTGATGACCAAGTTCGAAGGTAAAAAGACCTTTATTGGTGGTGGCGAAGAAAGCTATGGCTACCTGATCGGCGATATCGTTCGTGATAAGGATGCTGTAGTATCGGCAGCGTTCATCGCCGAGATGACCGCTTTCTACAAAGACAAGGGTAGCAGCTTGTTCGAGGCACTGATCGAGACCTACCTGCAATATGGTTTCTACAAAGAGACTCTGATCTCGATCACCAAGAAAGGTCAGTCGGGTGCCGAAGAGATCAAGGCCATGATCGAGAAGTTCCGTACCAATCCGCCGGCCACTTTGGGCGGCTCAAAGGTGGTTGCTTTGAAAGATTACGAGAAACAGGTGGAGACCGACTTGAACACAGGTGCCACCAAACCGCTTGACCTGCCGGTGTCTGACGTATTGCAGTTCTTTACCGAGGATGGCAGCATCATTTCGGCACGCCCTTCAGGTACTGAGCCTAAGATCAAGTTCTATTGCAGCGTGAACACCAAGCTGGCCAGCAAAGAAGCTTTCAAAGCTACCGAGGCTGAGCTGGATGCCAAGCTTCAAAATATCATGAAGGATCTGGGTGTGTAA
- a CDS encoding OsmC family protein: MNKQHHYTTNLTWTGNTGTGTANYRAYERAFEVHIDGKPVLKGSSDPAFRGDATRYNPEELLLASLSSCHMLWFLHFCAEAGVMVTAYTDAATAIMQEDADGNGRFTEATLHPNVTVTDEAMVARLDELHKKANKFCFIANSVNFPIKHEAVGLVGAS; encoded by the coding sequence ATGAACAAGCAACATCATTACACTACTAACCTGACCTGGACGGGCAACACGGGTACGGGCACGGCCAATTACCGCGCATACGAACGGGCGTTCGAGGTGCATATAGACGGCAAGCCGGTGCTCAAGGGTTCTTCAGACCCGGCCTTTAGAGGTGACGCTACGCGATATAACCCTGAGGAGCTTTTGCTGGCCTCATTATCGAGCTGCCATATGTTATGGTTCCTGCATTTTTGCGCGGAGGCCGGAGTGATGGTGACCGCCTACACCGATGCAGCGACGGCCATTATGCAGGAAGACGCCGACGGTAACGGTCGTTTTACCGAGGCTACTTTACATCCCAATGTGACCGTGACCGATGAGGCCATGGTCGCCCGGCTGGATGAACTTCATAAAAAGGCTAATAAGTTTTGCTTTATAGCCAATTCGGTCAATTTTCCGATCAAGCATGAGGCTGTTGGTCTGGTAGGTGCCAGCTAA
- a CDS encoding DinB family protein produces MITLSGHDQWPGSCTARHRMMQQAINDHRMTMKKLTGILQSFPEDRFNQIPYEGSWTPGQIADHIVLFQQGIPELLAGEARPIQRPADALQKQLASVYLNHELKYTTPEATRPSNRPMAQGSIMIELDDITRSIIKAAQACDPAEECLEIEFPGLGLLTRLEWMYAVTYHTQRHIHQLQKIYLSLAA; encoded by the coding sequence ATGATCACTTTATCGGGCCATGATCAGTGGCCGGGTTCTTGCACAGCTCGTCATCGTATGATGCAACAAGCCATTAATGATCACCGGATGACGATGAAAAAGCTCACCGGTATATTACAGAGTTTTCCGGAAGATCGGTTTAATCAGATACCTTATGAGGGCAGTTGGACACCTGGCCAAATAGCGGATCACATCGTATTGTTTCAGCAAGGTATCCCTGAGCTGTTGGCAGGCGAGGCACGGCCTATTCAAAGGCCGGCCGATGCCCTGCAGAAGCAATTGGCCAGCGTTTATTTGAATCATGAGCTCAAATATACCACACCGGAGGCCACGCGGCCGTCAAACAGGCCGATGGCGCAAGGTAGTATCATGATCGAGCTGGATGACATCACACGAAGTATCATCAAAGCGGCGCAGGCTTGCGACCCTGCCGAAGAGTGTCTGGAGATCGAGTTCCCGGGACTGGGCTTGCTCACGCGTTTGGAGTGGATGTACGCCGTGACCTATCACACGCAACGGCACATTCACCAGTTACAGAAGATCTATTTGTCGCTGGCGGCTTAG
- the recA gene encoding recombinase RecA, whose amino-acid sequence MSNVNADKLKALQLTLDKLEKSYGKGTIMKLGDTTIEKMEVIPTGSLTLDLALGVGGLPKGRIVEIYGPESSGKTTLAIHAIAEAQKNGGIAAFIDAEHAFDRFYAQKLGVDVENLLISQPDNGEQALEIADNLIRSGAIDILVIDSVAALVPKGEIEGEMGDSKMGLQARLMSQALRKLTGTISKTGCCCIFINQLREKIGVMFGNPETTTGGNALKFYASVRLDVRRISQIKDTDEVSGNRVKVKIVKNKVAPPFRLAEFDIMFGEGISKAGEIIDLGVEHNIIKKSGSWFSYGDSRLGQGRDAVKQLIMDNPELAEELENKIKEVVSGESMTEQA is encoded by the coding sequence ATGAGCAACGTTAATGCAGATAAATTAAAAGCACTTCAGCTTACCCTTGATAAGTTGGAGAAATCATACGGTAAGGGTACCATCATGAAATTGGGTGATACCACTATCGAGAAGATGGAAGTGATCCCTACCGGATCGCTTACGCTTGATCTGGCCCTTGGGGTAGGTGGTTTGCCTAAAGGCCGTATCGTTGAGATATATGGTCCTGAATCATCAGGTAAGACCACACTGGCTATCCATGCCATCGCCGAGGCGCAAAAGAACGGTGGTATAGCTGCCTTCATTGATGCGGAGCACGCCTTTGACCGTTTTTATGCACAAAAACTGGGTGTTGATGTGGAGAACCTACTGATCTCGCAACCGGACAATGGTGAGCAAGCTTTGGAGATCGCTGATAACCTGATCCGTTCGGGGGCTATCGATATCCTGGTGATCGACTCGGTGGCCGCGTTGGTACCAAAAGGCGAGATCGAGGGTGAGATGGGTGACTCGAAGATGGGTTTGCAGGCACGTTTGATGTCGCAGGCCTTGCGTAAGCTTACCGGTACCATCAGCAAGACCGGATGCTGCTGTATATTCATCAACCAATTACGTGAAAAGATCGGTGTGATGTTCGGTAACCCGGAGACCACTACCGGTGGTAACGCTTTGAAATTCTACGCTTCGGTACGTTTAGATGTACGTCGTATATCGCAGATCAAAGATACTGATGAGGTATCAGGTAACCGCGTGAAGGTGAAGATCGTGAAGAACAAAGTTGCGCCACCCTTCCGTTTGGCCGAGTTCGATATCATGTTCGGTGAGGGTATCTCTAAAGCCGGCGAGATCATTGACCTGGGTGTGGAGCACAACATCATTAAAAAATCAGGTTCATGGTTCAGCTACGGCGACAGCCGCTTAGGACAGGGCCGTGATGCCGTTAAACAACTGATCATGGACAACCCGGAACTTGCCGAAGAACTGGAGAACAAGATCAAGGAAGTAGTGTCAGGCGAGAGCATGACCGAACAAGCATAG
- a CDS encoding SDR family NAD(P)-dependent oxidoreductase, whose translation MTRFENKVALVTGSSQGIGAACALRLAADGADVILNGRTLDERGEDLIKEINDMGRKAHFLVADVSQTSNVVKMVNDAIAVWGQLDILVNNAGVEKNNDFWNVTEEEYDLVMDTNLKGIFFGIQAFVKYCMAQKRGGVVINMSSVHEEIIFPHFAAYCASKGGLKMLTRNLATELAPLNIRVNNVAPGAIATPINKKLMETPELLNNVLENIPMRKLGEPEDVAALVAFLASNDAKYVTGSTYFVDGGLTYHYEEQ comes from the coding sequence ATGACCCGATTTGAGAACAAAGTAGCTTTAGTTACCGGCAGCAGCCAGGGCATCGGTGCCGCCTGTGCCCTACGCCTGGCCGCCGATGGCGCCGACGTGATCCTGAATGGCCGCACGCTTGACGAGCGTGGCGAGGACCTGATCAAAGAGATCAACGACATGGGCCGCAAGGCGCATTTCCTGGTGGCCGACGTAAGCCAAACCAGCAACGTGGTAAAAATGGTGAACGATGCCATTGCCGTTTGGGGTCAGCTGGATATACTGGTGAACAACGCCGGTGTAGAAAAGAACAACGATTTTTGGAACGTTACCGAAGAAGAATACGACCTGGTGATGGATACTAACCTAAAAGGGATATTTTTTGGTATACAGGCCTTTGTTAAATATTGCATGGCGCAAAAACGCGGTGGTGTGGTGATCAACATGAGCTCGGTGCACGAGGAGATCATTTTCCCGCATTTTGCTGCTTATTGCGCCAGTAAAGGAGGGTTGAAGATGCTTACCCGTAACCTGGCCACAGAGTTGGCTCCGCTCAATATTCGCGTGAATAACGTAGCTCCGGGTGCTATTGCCACGCCAATAAACAAAAAGCTAATGGAGACGCCTGAATTGCTGAACAACGTATTGGAGAATATCCCGATGCGCAAGCTGGGCGAGCCGGAAGATGTGGCCGCGCTGGTAGCCTTCCTGGCCTCTAATGATGCCAAGTACGTGACCGGCTCTACTTACTTTGTGGATGGCGGCCTGACCTATCATTACGAAGAGCAATAG
- a CDS encoding MIP/aquaporin family protein: MSATTSNFKLYVSEFIGTALLLAVGLSFVIFDWGKGTVMDQWIPDAGVRRAVTGFLFGTTGCLITLSPVGKISGAHINPAVSFGFWLCGKMKDHALAGYLISQFLGAMVGCLPLLLWGQQGASVGYGNTVPGSGGIWPAFAGEVVTTAALISLLYFFVGHKLLRTYTPFTIPFLYSFMVWAEGPLSGCSTNPARSLGPAVISGVYDALWLYFVAPVCGVLLVLGVIRLFSIKWHWHIGAARLSYHDHPAPEAIKTSS; encoded by the coding sequence ATGTCGGCAACTACATCCAACTTTAAGCTTTACGTGTCCGAGTTCATCGGCACGGCGCTATTGCTTGCCGTAGGGCTAAGCTTCGTGATCTTTGACTGGGGCAAAGGCACCGTGATGGACCAATGGATACCCGACGCAGGTGTCCGCCGGGCGGTCACTGGTTTCCTGTTCGGAACCACTGGTTGCCTGATCACCTTATCACCGGTGGGCAAGATAAGCGGTGCGCATATCAATCCGGCGGTGAGCTTTGGCTTTTGGCTATGCGGTAAAATGAAAGATCATGCGCTGGCAGGTTACCTGATCAGCCAGTTCCTCGGGGCGATGGTCGGTTGCCTCCCCTTATTGCTTTGGGGCCAACAGGGCGCCAGCGTGGGCTATGGCAATACCGTACCCGGCAGCGGCGGCATTTGGCCGGCCTTTGCAGGTGAGGTGGTCACCACGGCGGCACTTATCTCATTGCTGTATTTCTTTGTTGGCCATAAATTGCTTCGTACTTACACGCCTTTTACCATCCCTTTTCTGTACAGTTTCATGGTGTGGGCCGAAGGTCCACTATCAGGCTGCAGTACCAACCCGGCGCGCAGCCTGGGCCCGGCGGTGATCAGCGGGGTTTACGATGCTTTGTGGCTATACTTTGTGGCGCCTGTTTGTGGTGTGTTGCTGGTATTGGGCGTGATCCGCCTGTTCAGCATCAAATGGCATTGGCACATTGGTGCGGCCAGGTTGAGCTACCACGACCACCCGGCACCTGAAGCCATAAAAACTTCATCATGA
- a CDS encoding MGH1-like glycoside hydrolase domain-containing protein yields the protein MDAEKIRSQQHYNGEADWLKWGPYLSERQWGTVREDYSANGDAWNYITHDMARSKAYRWGEEGIAGISDHCQELSVGLALWNGKDPILKERMFGLTNHEGNHGEDVKELYYYLDSTPTHSYLKMLYKYPQQAFPYQQLIEENARRGKHEPEFELIDTGLFDHDEYFDVFVEHAKQGPDDVLIRYTVHNRGLHDASIHLLPQLWFRNTWLNDQPASQLLFQGNNTILVRSAQLGHDNYCYADGTPHVLFTENDTNNQRLYGSANRTPYVKDAFNERVVHGNTEAVNPKNEGTKAAFWYQLNVPAKGSVTVKLRLCMGQQAKPFDGFDQLFDTRIAEADEFYASLHRKEATDDERLIQRQAWAGMLWSKQYYHYNVMEWLDGDAGEPQPPQNRRQGRNNHWRHFVAEDIISMPDKWEYPWFAAWDLAFHCIALAPVDAGFAKKQLQLLVGANFIHPNGQLPAYEWDLSDVNPPVHALATWKVYEIDRKATGKDDIQFLESIFQKLTMNFTWWVNRKDSEGNNIFEGGFLGLDNIGIFNRSAPVPGGGFLEQADGTSWMAMYALNMMRISMELALHNPVYESMAVKFAEHFLYIAGSLAHMGEDSLGLWDDEDGFYYDLLRHPDCSWDRLRLRTLVGLIPMFAVTIFDEAKWKNLPLLSQRLDWFMKQRPDLVNLVSRWKDTKGDQQHLFSLLRGHRMKLLLRRMLDPNEFLSDHGIRSVSKVYEQQPFRYWLGGEDLSVRYLPAESDSNMFGGNSNWRGPIWMPINYLLMMSLYWFHDYYTDDFKVEYPTGSGEYFSLAQIGDALGQRLKSIFLRNEKGQRPVFGGHPKLDHDEHFRDHILFHEYFNGDTGKGLGASHQTGWTGLIALII from the coding sequence ATGGATGCAGAAAAGATAAGATCACAACAACATTATAACGGCGAGGCCGACTGGTTAAAGTGGGGCCCATATTTGTCTGAACGGCAATGGGGAACCGTACGCGAGGATTACAGCGCCAATGGCGACGCCTGGAACTATATCACCCACGATATGGCCCGCAGCAAGGCATACCGCTGGGGCGAGGAAGGCATAGCCGGCATCAGCGATCACTGTCAGGAGCTATCAGTCGGTCTGGCTTTGTGGAATGGGAAAGACCCGATATTGAAGGAGCGCATGTTCGGCCTCACCAACCATGAAGGTAACCATGGTGAAGATGTGAAAGAACTTTACTATTACCTGGATAGTACCCCTACACACAGTTACCTCAAAATGCTGTACAAGTATCCGCAGCAGGCGTTCCCTTACCAACAACTGATCGAAGAGAATGCCAGGCGCGGTAAGCATGAGCCCGAGTTCGAGCTGATCGATACTGGCCTTTTTGACCATGATGAGTATTTTGATGTGTTTGTTGAGCACGCCAAGCAAGGCCCTGACGATGTCCTGATCCGGTACACCGTACACAACCGTGGCCTGCATGATGCGAGCATACACCTGCTGCCCCAACTATGGTTTCGCAATACATGGTTGAATGATCAACCAGCCTCCCAACTGCTGTTTCAAGGCAACAACACCATATTGGTTCGGTCGGCTCAGTTGGGCCATGATAACTACTGTTACGCCGATGGTACACCGCACGTACTGTTCACCGAGAACGACACCAATAACCAGCGCCTTTACGGCTCGGCTAACCGTACACCTTATGTAAAAGATGCGTTCAATGAGCGGGTGGTACACGGTAACACAGAAGCCGTGAACCCTAAGAACGAGGGCACTAAGGCTGCCTTTTGGTATCAACTGAACGTGCCGGCCAAGGGAAGCGTGACCGTTAAGCTCCGGCTGTGTATGGGCCAGCAGGCTAAACCATTCGACGGCTTTGATCAGCTATTTGATACTCGCATAGCCGAGGCCGATGAGTTCTATGCCTCGCTTCACCGCAAGGAAGCTACGGACGATGAGCGCCTGATACAACGGCAGGCCTGGGCCGGTATGTTATGGAGCAAGCAGTATTACCATTATAACGTGATGGAATGGCTTGACGGTGATGCTGGCGAACCCCAGCCACCACAAAACCGACGCCAGGGCCGTAACAACCATTGGCGCCATTTTGTGGCCGAGGATATTATTTCGATGCCCGATAAATGGGAGTATCCGTGGTTCGCGGCGTGGGATCTGGCCTTCCATTGCATCGCACTGGCTCCTGTAGATGCAGGCTTTGCTAAAAAACAATTGCAACTGCTGGTGGGTGCCAACTTTATCCATCCTAATGGGCAGTTACCGGCTTATGAGTGGGACCTAAGCGACGTGAATCCTCCGGTGCATGCATTGGCCACCTGGAAGGTATATGAGATAGACCGTAAGGCCACAGGCAAGGATGATATCCAGTTTCTCGAAAGCATCTTCCAAAAGCTCACCATGAACTTTACCTGGTGGGTGAACCGTAAGGACAGCGAGGGCAACAACATATTTGAAGGCGGCTTTTTAGGTCTCGACAATATTGGCATCTTCAACCGTAGTGCACCGGTGCCCGGAGGCGGTTTTTTGGAGCAGGCCGATGGTACCAGTTGGATGGCTATGTATGCCCTCAACATGATGCGCATCTCCATGGAGCTGGCCCTGCACAACCCGGTTTACGAGAGTATGGCCGTTAAATTTGCCGAACACTTCCTGTACATTGCCGGCTCGCTGGCTCATATGGGCGAGGATTCGTTAGGCCTTTGGGACGATGAGGACGGTTTTTACTACGACCTGCTACGCCACCCCGATTGCAGTTGGGACCGATTGAGATTGCGAACGCTGGTGGGCTTGATCCCTATGTTCGCGGTCACCATATTTGACGAGGCCAAGTGGAAGAACCTGCCCCTCCTGTCGCAACGGCTCGACTGGTTCATGAAACAACGGCCTGACCTGGTGAATTTGGTAAGCCGCTGGAAAGACACCAAGGGCGACCAGCAACACTTATTCTCCCTGCTACGCGGCCATCGCATGAAATTACTGCTTCGGCGGATGCTTGACCCTAACGAGTTTTTGTCTGACCATGGTATACGTTCGGTATCCAAAGTTTACGAGCAACAGCCGTTCAGGTACTGGCTGGGTGGCGAGGACCTGTCAGTACGATACCTGCCTGCCGAGAGTGACAGCAACATGTTCGGTGGTAACAGTAACTGGAGAGGCCCTATCTGGATGCCGATCAACTATTTGCTCATGATGTCGTTATACTGGTTCCATGACTATTATACCGACGATTTTAAGGTAGAATACCCGACCGGCTCGGGCGAATATTTTTCGTTGGCACAGATCGGCGATGCGTTGGGTCAGCGGCTCAAAAGCATCTTTCTACGTAACGAAAAAGGCCAACGACCGGTATTTGGCGGTCACCCGAAGCTTGACCATGACGAGCATTTTAGAGACCATATCCTGTTCCACGAGTACTTTAATGGCGATACCGGCAAGGGCCTGGGTGCATCGCACCAAACCGGTTGGACGGGTTTGATCGCGCTGATCATTTGA
- a CDS encoding RNA polymerase sigma factor, with product MMIEAMATATSTREQQLTELYLKAFPAVAAMVSKQGGTLDEAKDIFQDALVILYERDLRNDRGTIQDKKAYLKGIARHLWYHYRQGQQRLVSMDQLTHDLAADVPEPVPSANRLLRYLEAAGKRCLDMLQAFYYDKASMREIAERFQLSGERSATVQKHKCLEKVREQVKERSLMYEDLCN from the coding sequence ATGATGATCGAGGCAATGGCAACAGCAACATCTACCCGCGAGCAGCAACTGACCGAACTTTATCTGAAGGCCTTCCCGGCAGTGGCTGCCATGGTGAGTAAACAGGGCGGTACGCTTGATGAGGCAAAAGATATTTTTCAGGATGCGCTGGTGATCCTGTACGAACGCGACCTGCGTAACGACAGAGGCACCATTCAGGATAAAAAGGCCTACCTTAAAGGGATAGCCCGGCATTTATGGTATCACTACCGGCAAGGGCAGCAAAGGCTGGTAAGCATGGATCAGTTGACTCACGACCTGGCCGCCGATGTGCCCGAGCCCGTACCATCGGCCAATAGGTTGTTACGCTATCTGGAAGCAGCAGGTAAGCGTTGCCTTGATATGTTGCAAGCCTTTTATTACGACAAGGCCAGCATGCGTGAGATAGCCGAGCGGTTCCAACTCTCGGGCGAGCGATCGGCCACGGTGCAAAAGCATAAGTGTTTGGAAAAGGTACGCGAACAGGTAAAAGAAAGATCATTGATGTATGAGGACCTCTGTAACTGA
- a CDS encoding GLPGLI family protein, with amino-acid sequence MTTTLRIITICLLALISTNSFAQNAHFTTSGTIEFEKSVNMYALLQKRINKRNESYMQPAYESFRKSQPQFKKLKSELYFDGDRTLYKPLPEDGPMNGWFNTPIVQQTNTVSADLSTGASSTAKLVYEENFLVKDTLRKINWKITDETREIAGYNCRRANAVIMDSIYVVAFYTDQIAVTGGPESFTGLPGMILGVALPHEHVTWFATKVTDKAVTPKELAPPAKGKPVNNKQLNATLKEAMKDWGEYAQEELKGFTL; translated from the coding sequence ATGACAACCACCTTACGCATCATCACTATTTGCCTGCTGGCATTGATCAGTACCAACAGCTTTGCCCAGAACGCACACTTTACCACCAGCGGCACCATCGAATTTGAAAAGAGCGTGAACATGTATGCCTTGCTTCAAAAGCGGATCAATAAACGTAACGAAAGTTACATGCAGCCCGCTTATGAATCGTTTCGCAAGAGCCAGCCACAATTCAAGAAATTGAAGAGTGAGCTATATTTTGACGGCGACCGCACGCTCTACAAACCCTTACCGGAGGACGGCCCCATGAACGGCTGGTTCAACACCCCCATCGTTCAGCAAACCAATACCGTAAGTGCCGACCTCAGCACCGGGGCATCGAGCACTGCCAAATTGGTTTACGAGGAGAACTTTTTAGTAAAGGATACTTTACGCAAGATCAACTGGAAGATCACTGATGAGACCCGCGAGATTGCTGGCTACAACTGCAGACGCGCCAATGCGGTGATCATGGATTCGATATACGTGGTAGCTTTTTATACCGATCAGATAGCCGTGACCGGTGGCCCAGAGTCATTCACCGGTTTACCGGGTATGATCCTGGGGGTGGCGCTGCCGCATGAACATGTGACCTGGTTCGCTACCAAGGTGACCGATAAGGCCGTTACCCCAAAAGAGCTGGCCCCGCCGGCCAAAGGCAAGCCGGTGAACAACAAACAACTGAACGCCACCTTGAAAGAGGCCATGAAGGATTGGGGCGAGTATGCCCAGGAAGAGTTAAAAGGCTTTACGTTATAA